The genomic DNA TTCCGGACGGTTATCGGTGTCGATGTCGGCCAACAGATGGACGACGGCGTTCCGGATGGCGGCCAGGACGTGCGGGGCCGCCCCCATCCGCACCCGGCAGCGGTCCTCGCCCAGGGTCTCATCCCGGACCCAATGCCATCCGTTCTCGATTGGCCTGTCACACTGACCTCCAAGTTACAAGTTGTGCGGGGTCCGGTCATCGACACCGTGACGATGACCGGACCCCGCCAAGCCATTACGCACGTACCGTCGGCACGCGCAACGCCGCCAGCCGATCCCGATTGGCCCAGACCCGCGGGCATTCCTTGAGCGCACGCAACCGGTCGACCTCCGTGCCACCCGCCCACACGGCCCACGGGCCGCCCCGCCCGCCGACTTGGCGGGCATGCAACCATCCCTTCGTCCGCCACCCGTGCAAGGTGTACGGCGACACGCCCAGGTGGCGAGCCAACTCGTGCAACCACCACTCGCCTTCTGTCAGCGGACCTGCCTCGTCGGGGACTCGCGACACCCGCGGCCGCACCCCCAGATCGTCCACTAACCGCCGCACCATTCCGGCCGTAAACCCGGTCGCCCGTTTCGGGGGTCGGAACCCGGCCTCCTGGAGAATGGTGGCGATCTCGGCCGGCGTCCGATTCTGTTCGTGGAGCGCGATCAACCGGGCGGACAACTGCGGCCAATCCCGCTGTTGCCGGTATCCTTGCACCGGGCGGTGGACCGTCTGCTGCTGGACGGCCCCACCGGACCACTCGACGCGAATCGCGGCCCGGTCGCCGGTCGGGTCGACCGTCACCACGACCGTGTCGATCAGGAGTCGAACGATCTGCCGCCGGTCCGCCGGTGTCGTGGTCGACGCCCGCCACACCGCCGGCACATGTTCGGCCAACTGCCGGACGCGGTCCCGGTCGGCCTCCCCCAGGACGCGCGGTTGGGTTCGGCGGACGCGATCGAACTCCGCTTCCAGCCGCGCGACCTCCCGGAGTAACTCGTCCCACCGCTGCTCCAGGGTGCGGGCCACCAGCCGGTTCTCCGGCTCACAGGCGTGGTACTGGCGTCCCGCCCGATCCGCCTCGTACCGCGCCCGCTCGATCCGTTGCTCCCAGTGCCGGACCAGTTGCCGGCGTTGCTCCTCGACGGCGGCCGCGGCCGTCAGACTCGCATCCAGGGCGGCCGGTTGCAACGCCGACAGCACCTGCTCGGCCACCCACGTCTCGATGTCCGCGGCCGGAGTCGATTGGCACAGGGGCAGCCCGTAGTCGGACCGCAGGGTGCTGCACACGTACGACGGTCGCCCCGTCCGGGTATACCGGACGTACATTCGCTTGCCGCACCGCCCGCACCGTACCACCCCGGCCAGGAGGGCGGTCCCGTTCCGAATCGCCCCGGGCGACCCCGCCCGCGATCGGTTCGCCGCGAGCCGCAGTTGGTTCGCCTCGAACCGCTCCCAACTGATGTACGCCGGGAATCGATCCCTGAGGAACACGAGGCACTCATCCGCCGCCAGGCCGGAGTTCCGACCACTCTTGGGATGTCCCGCCGTCTGCCTCCGCGGGTCGGTCGGCCGGTGCCCGTACCGGTACGCCCCCGCGTAGATCGGGTGGCGGAGGATCTGGCGGATCGTCTCCCGGCCCGGTGGCCGCCATTGCAACGGTCCGCCGCTCCCGCCGGCGGTCGAGCGCACCGGGAGTCGGATCCCGTGGGCGATCAGGTGGCGAAGGATTCCGTGGACGGTGCCCTGCCGGTCGAACTCGTCAAAGATCAACCGGACGACGCCCTGGGCCTGCTCGTCGGGATCGAGGGTGACCTGCCCGGACGGGTGCTTGAGGTAACCGACCGGGACGGACACGATCAACTCACCCCGGCGGGCTTTATTCAACTTCCCCTGGTGCATCCGCTGTTTGAGGACGTGCAGTTCGGCCTCATTCATCATCCCGTGCAACCCGAGCAGGAGGCGATCCGAATGGTCGGTCGGATCGAACACGCCGTCGGCGTCGGCCAGCAGAACGCGGAACCGGGCGCACAACTCCAGCAGTTGGTGCCCGTCCTTGCACGACCGGGCCCGTCGACTCATCTCGAGCCCGAGGATCAGGCCGATGCGATCGAGGGCGACCTCGGCCAACAAGCGCTGGAACCCCGGCCGCCCCTCGATCGACTGGCCGCTCTTGCCCAGGTCGTCGTCGATGACGGTCACCCGCTCACGGGTCCAACCGAGCGCGCTCGCACGATCGGTGAGGGCATACTGTCGGGCCGTCGATTCCTGGTGGTCGGCGACCTGTTGCGGGGTGGATTGCCGGACGTAGACGATCGCCCCGCGGTCGAGGTGCCACGGTCGGACCTTGGGGGAAGGCGAGAGATCACGCGGGGTGGCGGTCATGACGCGCCTCCCGTAGTGGGGGCACATCGGTCAGAATTGGCCGGGCGAGTAGGTCGGCGAGGAGTCGCTGGAGTTGCCGCCGGCGCTCGGGCGGGAGTTGCGCCCAGATCGCCGCCGGAGGGGCTAGCGACGGGGGGACCGAGGACGGGGTCGTTGTCGGACATGGGGTGCCTCCGTGGCCGGGGCGCTGGTCGCACCACGCGGCCAGCGCCAGAAGGGCCTCGAGTGCGATCGTAACCGGTCCCCCCGACCTCGCACAAGTTGTTGCTTCGCCAGTCGTCTGGCTGGGGGTTCTCGATCTGCCAGTGATCCCGGAGGATGGACAGACGTGTCGCCGCATTCGCCTGTTGGATCGACAGACTGGTGATCCCGTACACGACCTCGATCGTCTTCTTCCCTTTAACCGTCCGCTCGCGGGTGACGCGGAACCCTTGCTTGGCCCCCTTCCACTTCCCCTCGGCGGTCAGAATTGTCGTCGTGTGGAGGGTTCGCTTCTCGATCCGTCCGTGTCCCTTGTCGACCGACGTGGCGACCCGCTCGGGGTCGGGTGCCGTCGGCAGGTCCTCAGGGGGAAGTGGCCGCCGCGATCGATCGGGCGGCGGTCTCGAAGGCGAATCCGGCTTGGATATCGGTGACCAAGGCCGGTTGGTTGTCCTTGGCCACGAGGACGTAGTCGCCCCCGGAATCGATCACCTGGGTGGCCAGATCCCGCTGACAGAACATGGCGTCCCCGGTGACCACTTTGCCCCGCACGGGGAGGATGCCGAGGAGTTCGAGGGCGGCCTTGTGTTCGTTCGTCTTGGCATCGACCCGGGCCTGGGCGAGGACGGCCTGGACGGCCGGCGCGTAAGCGGCCACCAGGTGGTGGCCGGGCACGTCCCCCTGGCGGCTGCCCCGCAACGTCTTGCCGTCGATCGCGATGTGCTCGAACGCGTGGGGGTCGCAACGGCCGGTCACCCACCGGGACAGGGCCGCTTCGCGGTTCTGGGGGTCGAATCGGCGGAGGGTCCGGGAGAGGGTCGAGACGGTCGGCGTTTTGCCCCGCCGGAAGCCCAGGGCGTGAGCCAGCGGAGCCCCGTGCTGTCGTCCGAACCGGGAGATCCCGGCCAAGCTCTTGCGGCCGCTCAGCATGGCCAGAGCGACCAGTCCCATGACCGCGGGGAGGGGATGAATGCGACCGTGGCGGCTGCGGGGATCGGGGAGGGTGGCGAGGGCCTCGTACAGCGTACACGGGGGCATGGGCAGCTCCTGGGAATCGGAAGGTGCCCCGTTTACCCAGCCCAGGTCGATTCAACAAGATGAAACAAGGAAAGACCCTGGCCCGAATAGCGAATCGCCGGCGCACCCGTGTTGACAAATTCGCCCCGTTTGTTAATCTCACCTTACTGAAACGGGCTGTAGCTCAGCTTGGTAGAGCGCTTGGTTCGGGACCAAGAGGTCGCAGGTTCAAATCCTGTCAGCCCGACTTAGTTCGAAGTCCTTTGCCGAACACGTCTTAAGTGTACCTCCCGGTGGTCGGGAGTGCGGCTCGAAACCTCGATGCGACACGGTACATGTACCGTTTTCGCTCGCGATTTGGAGCTACACTCATGCCGATGGCACCTTCCAAGCAGCCCGCTTACCGACTCCACAAGGCCCGAAACTGTGCGGTGGTCACCCTCAACGGGAAAAACCACTACCTCGGCCCCTGGCAGTCCCCCGAGAGCCACGAAAAGTACGCCCGCATCATCGCCGAATGGCGGCGGACCAACGGCGTACTGCCCGAGGCCTCGCCCGCCGTCCTCACCATCAACGAACTCGTTCTCGCGTACTTCCGCCACGCCCAGGCCCGCTACGTCAAACATGGCGAGGCCACCAGTGAGGTCGCCTGCATCCGCCAGGCCCTCCGTCCCCTCCGCCGGCTCCACGGCTCCACCCCGGTTGCTGACTTCGGACCGAGGGCCCTCAAGGATGTCCGCCAGGCAATGATCGACTCCGGGAGGGCCCGCAAGTCGATCAACAAGGACGTCAGCCGCATCAAGCGGATGTTCCGGTGGGGCGTCGAGGAGGAAATCCTGCCCGGCTCCGCTCACGAGCGGCTGCGAAGGGCCAGACGGCCGCCCGCGAGACCGGAAAAGTACCGCCTGTACCGGAGGCTGATGTCGCGGCGGTACTTCCACACCTCCCGCCGCCAGTCGCAGCGATGGTCCGACTTCAACTCCTCACAGGCACCCGGCCCCAGGAAGTCATGGGGATCAAACCGTCCCTGGTCCAGGACCGGGGCGACGGAATTTGGCTGTACACCCCCTCGGTCCACAAGACCGAGCACTTCGACCGCGACAAGGTGATCGTGCTCGGCCCGCAGGCCCAGGAGGTACTCCGTCCATGGCTCGACCGCGACCCGGAGAGTTACTGCTTCGTACCGGCGGAGTCGGTTTTGTGGATGCGGGAACGAAGGCGAAAGCCGGGAAACCGCAAGGCCCCGAAACTGCCCACGGGGTTGAACCCACGGTACACCCGTCACAGCTACAGGCTGGCAGTGCAGCGAGCGTGCGAGAAGGCCGGTGTTCCGGTCTGGTCCCCGAACCAGCTTCGGCACACTCGGGCCACCCAGATCCGGGCCGCTTTCGGGTCGATTGAGGCCGCCCGGGCTGTCCTCGGTCACACCGACACGCGGGTCACCGAGATCTACGCCGAGCGGGACCTCGGGCTGGCAGCCAAGATCATGAAGGAAATCGGATAGATTTTGAACGCATGTTCACTGCCGACTCCTCGCACGGAGTTGTGGGTCACCATCATGACGAACAACTCCGTGTCTGCGTTTCCCCGATTCGTTCTGCGGTTGGGTGTACTCGTGAACATCGAACTGGGTCCATGCTCGGCAGAGCGTCCCAGGCAGACCTCATCCAGTCTCGCGGCGGCCCGACTCGAGTTCGGCACATAATGACCGCAACCGGGTGACGAACGCCTCGGCTTCCCCGAGCAAGCTTCGGGCCGAACAGAGCAGGTCGTGGACGGCTGGACTAGCCGGGGCACCTGCCGGGACAGGCTGCGGCTCGATGCCGCTGAACCGGAAACCGCCCGGCACACGGTAGGCCTGGTCGGCCTTGTCGAAGAAGATCGGAATGCCGGCGACAGTCAACACCTCGACATCCCGGTAGACGGTCCTGACAGAGCACTCCAGTTCGCGAGCCAGGTCGTCCGGGCCCCACCGCCCGTTCCCCATCACGAGACGAGCGATCCGGATCAGTCGTGCGAACTTCGCACACTGACGGCTGCGGCGGTCGGCGTCTCGTCGCTGCTTGGCCATCCAGCGGGGTTCCCGAACATGAAGTGTTCGGGTCATCATTGCCTGGCTGGATGACAGCTTTGGGGTCAGTGATCCCGAGTGACCCACACTGGTCACCGGCCCCGGTCAACATCGGGGAATGCGACGCGACCCAAGCCTGAAGCGGCTGATCCCCCTGACCCCGCTGCGGCACTTTTACGACCGGTTGCGGGACTTCTGTAGCGACTCCTTCCACCGGGAAGCCGCCCGTGAGTGCTTGCGACGGCCTGACCGGCTCCAGGAACTGGTGGCAGAGAGCGTCAGCCACTTCGGGCTATACGACAACCGGGAGGAATCGTTCCGGCCCGTTTCAGGCGGTTTGACAGCGGCCCGCTCCGGAAGTCCCGACATGGCGAACAGACTCCTGGCTTCCATCGCCTGCGGAGCCACGACTGTACTGTCACAGCCGGACCTGGAATTCGACTTCGTGGACTATGAAGTGAGCCCGATCCGCACCACAAAGTCCGAGTTTGAAAATGGTCGGCAGGCCAGGAATACTGGCGGGATCGACGCCCTCCTGGCGAACCGAGTGGACCGGCTCCCCGCTGTCGGGGAGTTGAAGGCCAACACCGACCGCAACCCCTTCCTCGGGTTCATCCAGTCCTTGACATATGCCGTGGAACTCTCGACCCCGGCCCAGCGTGCTCGACTCGATCGCTCGTACCCTGGCCGGTTCGCCTGGCCCGACACCGGCCCTGTGATCGACATCTGTCTGCTACTCATCCGTTACCCGGACGACAGGCCGCACTCTGAGTTCCTGGATCTGGTCCGGCAGATCGTCGAGAAACTCGCTGTCCCCGGCTCCCCGTTCACCTCGATTGTTCGACGTGTGACCTGCTTTCACACCAACATGGACACGGTCGACCGGGCGGAGTTTCGAGTGGCCTTCACACTTCCCGCCGGGATCACGCCACCCAGGCTCTGAGTTTTGCATGGCGGTAGCGACCCGACTTGCCCGCGATGTCGTGCCCGGCGATGACAGCCTTGCGACCGAGGTAGTCGGGGTTGAGCATCGGGGAACCGGATTCGTTCACCGTCATCCGCTGTCGTTCTTCGTCGGTCCAGTTGCTTACCCAGGCGATGGGTCGGGTATTCCCGCCTGGATCGGCGACCGAGAATTCGACGGCACCAACCAGGTGAGCGTTCCCACGACCGGCAGAGCCGAGTTTGAACCCACTCACGACGGCCTCGATTTCGAGTCCACGCTTTCGCTTGAGCCAGTGGCGAACACGGCGACCCGGCTCATAACGTCCGTCAAGCCGCTTCCACACACTGCCTTCCTTACCCTCCGCAAGCATCAACTCGTGGGCCAGGGCCTTCTCCGCCAGGTGCGTTTCAGCCAGGGACACATGGCGGTTGTTCGTCCGCAGAAACGCTTCTTCCAGGACCGTCAACCGATCGCGGAGGGACCGGGATGTCATGTCTCTCCCCTGGAACCTCAGCACGTCGAAGGCCACGAACCGGAGATGACACTGGTGTCGTTCCTGGATCGCGGACGCATTTTCGGGGCTGGTGGCGAGGATGGCCACCGCTGCCTGCAAGGCGTGCGTCGTGGTCGTGTCTCCCGTGTCGATGGCAGCCGCCGGGCAGAAGAGTTCGCCATCCAGAACGGTGCCGATCAAGTCGTCGAACCCGGTCGTCAGGTGCGGCAAGTTCGACTGAAATTCACCCAGTCGGAAGTTCACTTCGGAGACCGTTCGTCCTGTCAGCCGCACACCCGTTTCCGTGATGTGGAGCAGACATCGGACACCGTCGTGCTTCTCCTGCAAGCACCAACCCGAGTTGTCTGGCTCGATGGCAGCGGCCTCGGCATCGGTGAGGTCGTTCCAGTCTCCCAGAAGCATCGGTTCAATCTGTTCTGGGAGCGGGCACCCGGGATGTTCCCGATCCCAGAAGTGGTTCCGCAGGGCGTGGAGGTACGGTTCTTTCGCCGCCCTCGTTTGGGGCGGTACGGCGATCCCGAGTCGGTCACAAAGGGCTTGTAGCTCGGCGAGGGTCCTGGTCACGGGCACGGTCCTCCGGTGAGTGGGTCTCCGTGCCTGGAAACCCTCGCGACCGGCGACCAACGATCGCAGTCAGGTAACGACGAATGTCACTCCGTCCACGAGCCGGGTGACGTTCGGGAAGTGGGTGTGAAACAGGTGCGGCTCGAAGGTGTGAATCGGGACGACGGTCTTTGCGTTCAGGGCAGTCACGAGTTCGACGAGGTCCGCGACGTAGATGTGTCCGCTGGCATGTGCCCGGATGAAGTCCCCTCCGCAGTCACTCACCTGTTGCTGCAGTTCCACCCAGTCGGGCTTCACCAGGTAGCCGGGCCAGTACCCGTACAGCACCCGTGCCCGGTTCGGGAGTTGACCGGCGAAGTCCAGGGCGGTCATGGACGGACGGAACGCCATCAGATGACGGTCCGGGGCGGCGAGAACCTCGGCCAGTTCGATCCGATCTGGCTCGAAAAGTTTGGTCAGATTGGCAATGTTCCGTCGGCGGAAGGCCTCGTTGTGGTAGACCCGGATGCCGGCTTCCCGTGTCGGTCGGGGCAACCGGGCCTCCCCGGCGACGAGGTGAAGGACGAAGGCAGTGTAGCCGTCGGCCACAAAGACTCGATCCGTCCGACGGGCCGCCCGGTAGAGGGTGACGACCCGATCCACATCCTGTGGGGAGAAGGTGGCGAGGACCAAGGCCGGAGCGGAGCGGATCAACTCCACCACCCGTTCTTCCAGGTCGAACTCGGTCGTTCCTTGCTCCTTCTCTCCGCCCAGGTGGGTCCCCTCCATGATCAGCAAATCTACGTTGCGAGGGCCGATCTGTTCGACCAGGGCCCGCATCATTCCCGGCTTGCGGCCATGCTGGCGAAGGTCGCCAGAGTAGAGGACGGACTTCCCCTCCGCCTCCAGCAGGAAGGCCACACACGAGAAGGTCGAGTGGTCCACCGCGAACGGTGTCACCGCGATGTCACCGACCCGAAATGAACGTCCCGGCACGATCTCCCGGTGTCGGTTTCGGTCCAGGGGCGGTCGCCCGGCAAACACGGAGCCCGCCAGCATCATCTTGCTGGTTCCCCGTGTCGCGTAGACCGGCACCTCCGGTCGGGAGTGGTGGATCAGGCCCGAGTGGTCGAGGTGAGCGTGACTGAGCAAGATCGCGGCCGGTGGCTCGGCACCCGTGGTGAACAGTCCCGACACCGGTGGGATCGTCCCATCGGCAATCAATCCTTCGCGAGTCGAGCGGAGGGCCTTGAGGGAGTCGAACGGTTCCCGGTTGGCATCGACCAGCGGCAGCCCGACGTCCAGGACGAGCCGGGTCGTCTCGGTCGCCAGTTCGACGCAGGAACCGCCGATCTCCCTGGAACCACGGTGGATGGTGAGTTTCATCCGACGGACTTCCCGGGATTGACAGCCCTGATCCTCGAACATTCGTCCCGGGCGACGCGATGGGCGACGATGGCAGGACAGAACACGGCCCCCATCAAACAGCCTCCCCGGCCAGACCACTTGCTCACTTTCGGAAGGCAAGTGCATTCCAGCCATTCACCGACGGATGCACCCACGCACCAGCCCGCGAAGCCACCGATAACAACGGCCATCGGCAGGACGAGCATCAAGCTGGCTGCACAGGCCAGGAACGAACGGCTACGCGATTGGTCGGGCTTCATCGTGTCGCGTCCTGTTCCGCCAGAAGTTCGGCGTCTCGACGAATTGCCGCGTCCCGGTCACTCCACGGAGGCTCGGGTGGGTCGATGGTGGACTGGCCGTAAACCAGGACTTCCACAGCCTGCCCGTTCACTTCCCGTTGTTCAAGTCGCGGCGGGCAGGATCGCCAGTAGGCATCGAGAAGATTGCGGACCTCGACCCCAAGGATCCCTCGTTCCCGGAGCTTCAACCCCGCCGGCCCAACATGGGAGGTCATGTATTCATCGATGAAAGCTGCCAGAAAATCGGATTCGGCCTGGGTCAACGGCATTTCCGTGTTCCTTATCGGCCGCCGGCTGTGATCATCCAGCCCTCGGCATCCTTGGTAACGTGGTAGTCGCTGCTCCTGGCCACGTCGCCGGAATCCTCTCGAAAGGTCAACGTGACGAGGAACTCGAAAGTGATGCCATCCTTTCGCGTGTTGCCGATCTCGTACCGGCCCAGCTGTTTCTTGGTGATCCAGTTCGTGTCGAAGAATGAGACTCCCGGATGGGCTTTCTCGAACTTCTCGATGGGATCACCAAACGCCCAGCTATCCAGGGCGGCCTTGAGAACGGCCCGTGCCTCGGCCTCGGACCCGGACGACTTGTTCTTGGCGGAATGGGTCGTGTTCTTGGTTTGCTGGGCCTTCTCCTCGCCCGGCTTCGACGACGGGCCTTTGCTGCACCCCGCCAGGATGCCACTGAACAGGACAAACACGACGCTGAGCGTTCGGACAGACATGAACTCCTCCAGAGACTAAAATCGTTTGCAAGGAAAGGTCGGCAGGATCGCTTCACCATTTGATGCCCAGGACCGACAGCACTACGCAGAGCACGATGCTCACCACGATGATGCCCCCGAAGAGCAGGTAGGCGACACCCTGGGCCTCAATCACCTTGTCGTACTCGCCACGGTGAATCCAGGAGCGGACGATCTCCCGGCCCAGGTCGTCACGCTTGGGATCATCAGACATCGGTGCTCTCCTTTTCCAAGAGGGGATAACAGAGGATCGGTCTGCGTGAGTATGGCCCAACTGGCGGGTCTGTCGTGCTGGTTACCCGGCCGACGCTGGGCAACCCGTGCGATAGGTCGCGACCACGCAGTTCAGCACCCCGCCGCGACAGGCGAGGTCCGTTGCATCGAGTGAAACAACGGAACAGTTCGGGAGACGGTCCCGAAGGATGGCGATTGCGGTTCGATCCGCCGCGAGGCCGAACTCGGGAACAACGATCAGGTTGCCCACGCGGAGGAAGTTCACCCAGTTCCCCACGGCCGATGGGATTCCCTCCGTCACGGTCGTGCTCACCGAGTAGGGGAATTTCACAACGTCCAGGCCGTGCCGGGCGAGAACGGCTGTGACTCGCTGGCCGTACCCCGGGTCAATGTCGGCGTAATCGTTGGTCACCACGGTCCGTTCGTCCAGGAACCGCACCAGCCCGTCCGAGTGCCCGATCGGGTCACCCGGCTCTTTCGGCAGGACGACACACGATCGTGCCCCCAGGAGTTGTGACAGTTTCTTCCGGATGTCCTCTCGACCCTGACCCGGGTTCTCGCGGTACACCTTGTCCGTGACAGCCACCACTGGCCCCGAAGAGACCAGATTGCCGCCGTCGATGATGAGATCGGAGCAATGACGGGCCTTGAGAAATGGCACCGCGTCGCAGACACTTTCTTCAGTCCGGAGGTGGTCATACCCCCGCAGGTAGTCCGGGGCGTAACGGAACGTGACGAACTCGTTTCCGACCTGGACCGGCAGAAAGTCACGGGCCCAAACATCCCGACAACCGCAAACGAGGTGGATGGTTGTTCCGTGCTCACGGAGAAGGCCGGACAGGCGTTTCCAGAGTTGAGGAAACTGTCCGGGGAGCAGGTCCGAGAACACGGCGGTGTCGGTCTCCCAGTCCGTGATCATGGCCCGCATTCGTGATCTGGTGAAAGAACCCGGTTCGTCGGGGAGCAGGGTGGGGTTCACACGTTATTGCCGACCGTGGGGGCTGATCCCGTTCGGGGCCCCTGGGTCGGCCGTTGTCCCTTCGCGGGACAGGCGTCTCCCCAACGAACCGGTCGAGCCATTGTGCCACGCGAGACTGCCAGCTTCAGGGACAGCCGTTTTCGGCCCGATCAGGAATGCGTGGAATTGGTCGCAATCGCCTGTCGGTGCTGATTGATGACTAGGTCCCGTAGTTCGACAGGCCGCACGACGCGAACTCGACCCGCCCATCCGAGTACCCAGCGGACGATCTCGTTGAGCCCATCGACCCGGAAGGTGAGCGTGACCGCTCCGTCCGGTTCGGGCTGGCTCTGCTGGGTGTGGTGCCAGTTGGTTTCCTGCACCACCGCGGCGGCGTCGGGAGAGAACAGCAGTTCGACGTCGTAGCTCACCTCGCCACGGTACACCGACCAGGCATTTGCGAAGTACGCCCGGAGGTCGAAGTCAGCGGGGATATCGGCCGGTCGGTCGAGTGTCTTCAACTCCCGGAACCGCAACATCCGGAAAGTGCGGGGCCGGTCTTCACTGTCCGGCCTGGCGATCAGGTACCACGCCTGCTTGACCAACGCTACCCGGTACGGATGCAAAGTCCACGTGACCGGCCCCGGTTCGTGTGGGGTGTGGTAAGTGCCCGCGAGCATGGTGCCGCCGAGCAGGGCATTCTGGGCCACCCGGATGGTCTCCCGCTGCCGATGGTCGCCAGCAATTTTGAGGTCCAGCACCTCCGTCAATCGGGCGGCGTCCTCCAGGACCCGGCGAACGGGCACAGCTGCGGTATCGACCAGCTTCCGCAGGGTCGCATCGGCGACAGGGCCAAGGAAGAGGGCGTCACTCCCGGCAATGGCAGCCGCGGTGCCCTGGCCGAGGGCTTCGTCGGTATCGAGGTGCAGGGTCGGGAAAGCGAAGTCGGATCGAACCTTGTAGGCGTTTTCCTCACGGGAGAAGTACAGCGGCACTCCGGCCAGTTCGAGAGTCTCCCGCATCCGGTGGAGGGTGCGGTCACTGCACTCCAGTTCCGCAGCCAGCGACTTCGGGTTCCACCGCCCCCGGCCCATTACCAGATTCAGGAACCGGAGCAGTCGGGCCAGGCGGTAGTTGTGCCTGAGTCGGCGGTCTGTCTCGGATGGCTTTTTCTCGGGCACGGTTGTCGTTTCCCTTCGAGGATCGGTACGGCTTCCGGGGCGTACGGAGCCCGCACCGTCGGGCCAGGCTGCTCACCGCATGAACGCTCCGTCCGAACTCGGCGGCCAGTGCGAACGGCCCCTCTGTCGGATACCGGTTCAGCAGGGCCAGTAACTCGGCGTTGGTCCACATCTGTCGGGACAAGGTCGGTCTCCGGGAAGTTCGCGTCGTCCATCCCCGGGGTTCATCGAGCCGATTTCACTCGGTCCCGGTTCGACCTGGCCCCCCGACCGTTTTCATCTCACCTACCCGCTGATCCTCCACCCAATCGCAGCACACCCGGCTGCCATCTGCGGGACAGTGGGGACGCAGACTCGTTACCCGTCGCGTTTCGCCGAACAGGTCCGCCGGTTCGGTCGGGTGCCGTGCTTGAAGGTCAGGTATTCGAGCAGGGCGTCGATGAGGTGCCGTTCGGGCCTGGTGTAGAAGCGATACCGGTCCTGCAGTACGTGGCGGATGTCGGCGTATCCGATTTCTCCAACGAACGGGAGCAGCGGCCAGG from Fimbriiglobus ruber includes the following:
- a CDS encoding helix-turn-helix transcriptional regulator, whose protein sequence is MPEKKPSETDRRLRHNYRLARLLRFLNLVMGRGRWNPKSLAAELECSDRTLHRMRETLELAGVPLYFSREENAYKVRSDFAFPTLHLDTDEALGQGTAAAIAGSDALFLGPVADATLRKLVDTAAVPVRRVLEDAARLTEVLDLKIAGDHRQRETIRVAQNALLGGTMLAGTYHTPHEPGPVTWTLHPYRVALVKQAWYLIARPDSEDRPRTFRMLRFRELKTLDRPADIPADFDLRAYFANAWSVYRGEVSYDVELLFSPDAAAVVQETNWHHTQQSQPEPDGAVTLTFRVDGLNEIVRWVLGWAGRVRVVRPVELRDLVINQHRQAIATNSTHS